ACATTTCAAGCAACTAATGCGGCGCCACCCGAAATTGCTCCACCACATCTTCATTCAGCGCAAACCCCAATCCCGGCCTCTTCGGTACCTCGATCAGACCGTCTGAGTCTACCTCGATAACCGGCTCCAGCAGCTCCGAAATTATCGGTGAATCCGGAAAGGCGATCGGCATCTCGAAATAGGGCATGTTCGGAAGCACCGCCGCCAGATGGATCTCCGCCGCCACGCCGACCATATGACACCAGGCATGCGGCACGCAGATCAAACCGCGGCGATACGCGGCCTCAGCGATGCGCGTGATCTCCCGAATGCCCCCGGATCGCACCGAACTTGGCTGGACCACGTCCACTCGCCCCTTCTCCATGATCTCCTCGAACTCAAAACGGGTCGTAAATCCCCAGTCGCCCACGGCAATGCGCGTGTCCACGGCATCGGCCAGCCGGGCGAGGCCGGGTAGGTTGTCGGCCGGCAGCGGCGCCTCAACAAAGAACGGCCGGAACTCCGCAATCGCCCGGATCGAGTCCAGCGCCTGCCCCACCTCGGACCAGCGGTTCTGTACGTCGATCAGCAAGTCGCGGTCCTCACCGATCGTTTCCCGCGCCGCCCGGACAATCTCTACGTCCCTCTGAATGCTGACATGCGAAAACCCGCCTGGCCACTCCTCCAGCTTCATTGCCCGAAAGTTCCGCTCTCTTGCCAGCGTAAATCGTTCCACGATCTCACCAACGTCTTCTCCAGGTGGGTATACGGTAGCGTAGGGTCGCACCTTCTCCTTGACATCGCTCGACTCCGTCACGGTGCAGCACGCCTGCCAGATCAGTTCACAGACCGGTCTGCCCAGGGCTTGGCCTGCGATGTCCCACAGCGCTGTCTCCACCGCCCCGATCGCAGCAATCGTGACACCGCGCCGGCCAAACAGCCCGGTCGCCGCATACATCTTCTGCCACAGCCGCTCAACCTGAAGCGGGTCCTCTCCCAGCAGAATCTCCTCCAGCCCGCCGCTGCAGCGAATTATTGCCTCGATCACGAGCGACGGCGACTCCGCCTGCCCGATGCCGCTGATACCCTCATCGGTATGGACCCGCACCACCGTCTCCCAAGCCTTGCCAGGGTCTGCTAGGGCGACTGTCTCGATGGCTGTGATTTTCACGTTATGCAACCCCCTGTCGTAAGCTGAATCCGTCTACCTGTCACTCTCGAAAACGGAAGGAAAAGAGATCCGCATCTCGCAGCACAAAACGCAGGCGAATCGGCGTCCCGGCCAGACCGCCCAGCTCGCGGCCATCCTGCCAGCGTACAACCCGCTCCAGATCGTCGCCCAGCACCTCAACGCACTCTTCGAGACTGAACCCCGCGACCGGGTCGTTCATTTGATCCCGCAGCAGTTCGACGCGGATGCTGCCGGCCGCCGAGGCCGCAAAGTTGAGGACCAGCTCGCGGCCCGCAAAGACGAGCGGCTTCGTGACCAGCTCCCCGCCCGCCAGTGCCGCCTGCACCGAAGCGAATCCGTCAACCCGCATCGTATAACGCCGCAATTCACTGGTGCCCTCCCGCCAGTAGCCTTCTCTCACATAGAACGACAACTCATCCGGCGCGCCGGAAACAGCAGAAGCCGTAGTCACAATCCCCCAGTTCTGATAATTGTCTCCGTAAGTCCAGTTGTCACGCGGCCGCAGCCCCGGCCGGATGAAGGACTCCGGCCACAAATTGAAGCTGTACNNNNNNNNNNNNNNNNNNNNNNNNNNNNNNNNNNNNNNNNNNNN
The genomic region above belongs to Gemmatimonadota bacterium and contains:
- a CDS encoding mandelate racemase/muconate lactonizing enzyme family protein; this translates as MKITAIETVALADPGKAWETVVRVHTDEGISGIGQAESPSLVIEAIIRCSGGLEEILLGEDPLQVERLWQKMYAATGLFGRRGVTIAAIGAVETALWDIAGQALGRPVCELIWQACCTVTESSDVKEKVRPYATVYPPGEDVGEIVERFTLARERNFRAMKLEEWPGGFSHVSIQRDVEIVRAARETIGEDRDLLIDVQNRWSEVGQALDSIRAIAEFRPFFVEAPLPADNLPGLARLADAVDTRIAVGDWGFTTRFEFEEIMEKGRVDVVQPSSVRSGGIREITRIAEAAYRRGLICVPHAWCHMVGVAAEIHLAAVLPNMPYFEMPIAFPDSPIISELLEPVIEVDSDGLIEVPKRPGLGFALNEDVVEQFRVAPH